The region CTATGCAAAATAGTTAAAAAAACCGGCTTTATTTGAATCGACAAGCTTATACCATTTAAACCACACTACCCCTTCGCAGCCTTGGGCAGGGCAGGTTTCTTGACTGCGTTGCTGCTCTGCGTTTGTTTGTGGATGATTTGGCCGTGGTTTGTCATCAGACCCGGGGCTGGTGATGTCACCTTAGCTGGCTTTACAAAAGACGTTTTGTTCGTGAATGTCGAGCTGGAAGGCAGAGTCTGTCTAACCGCACACAACATTGTACTGTCTCCGCTTGTTCTGTTAAACAAATAAGAGAATAACAAACAAAAGTTTACTGACGGATATTTGTGTGCGTTTCTAGTTCGTCCAGGACCGGGGAAGTGAACGAAGAGGATCCACGTAGAGGTATTTCCTTGGGTTGAAGTGTTTTTTTGACCCGCTCACCTGACCGGTACTCCCACTACCTGCCTTGTTTCCAGCCCACCAGTTGACCAAATCATGGCTGCCGATAAGAGTAAAGGGTCCCCACCACTGGCCCTCCATAAGGTGATCATGGTGGGCAGTGGAGGAGTGGGCAAGTCCGCCCTCACGCTGCAGTTCATGTATGatgaggtgagtgtgtgtgcattggccCAAAGGTCTTTCCAATGGAAATTATTTGCTATTGagtaatttagcagacactGCAAACACCCATCAAAATTGTCATGCAGGGAATTGTTTCCAGTAAGTGGGTCAGGCTATGGCTATGCTAGCTAGACAAAAATAAGTGGTAGATGAAAAAAGTACATTCAATAAGTAGCATTATTGTAAATGGAGTAATTACAGGTTTCAAGGTATCATAAAGTAGTATCATCGGATCTTGgttgtatataatgtataaaacTCTTGTGGATTTTACATGTTGTGCTGTACCCTGGCCAGAAGAAACAGACTACCATGTAAACAGACAGACTAGTGTGTACAGACATACATTAGCATATATACAGACCAATTAGTGGACAGACAGACTATTGTACAAAAAGACATTAGCACATCGACAGGCAGACTAGTGTACATACTACAGACAAACTTGCATCTATGCATTGACAGACTAGCCTAcaatcaggtgtgtgtgcgtctgcccaCCAGTTTGTGGAGGACTACGAGCCTACCAAGGCGGACAGCTACAGgaagaaggtggtggtggacggGCAGGAGGTGCAGGTGGACATCCTGGACACGGCGGGCCAGGAGGACTACGCCGCCATACGGGACAACTACTTCCGCAGCGGGGAGGGCTTCCTGTGTGTCTTCTCCATTACAGAGCCCGAGTCCCTAGCCGCCGCTGCCGACTTGAGGTACTGGGCAGGCAATCAGAAAGGAGCACGACATTCTGAACATGTATTGCAGACCCCATGCATTCACAATGCTTTCAGTCGTGAGGAATTtaacataatttttttaatgtttttcttcttttgacgcagctttttatttgtttagcaCCCGTTTTCAATTTCCGCCGCGACAAAGCATAATGGTTTCACCCTGTAGTGTCATACATTTGAACAACTGAAATGGAAAATGTAGAGGGAGATGATTCCCCCCCCAAAAATAGTTGACACCTCCTGAAATGTGGTGCAAAGGACTATGACTAAACCCCCATCGAAAAGTCGTGTTTGAATCCAAATGTCAccctgcagtctacctgtaagAATCCTTGAGCATGACGCCCTTATCCCTTAGATGCTCCTCAATGGCAATCATCTCAAGAAAACCGCTGTCCATCATTTTGTGAAGAAGCGCGTGCTGAATGATCACATAATAACTTCAGAACGTGTTGCTCAGGGAGCAGATCGTGCGGGTGAAGGAGGATGGCCAGGTGCCGTTCATCCTGGTGGGGAACAAGTCTGACCTGGAGGACCGGAGGCAGATCAGCAGCGAGGAGGCCAGGGCCCGAGGGGAGCAGTGGGGGGTCGGCTACGTGGAGACGTCAGCCAAGACCCGGGCTAACGTTGACAAGGTAGGAGCCGCTCGCCGACACCGGGCCTGGTGGATGTCCGGTTATGTTTGTGCGCGCTACAGTGTGCGGGTATGAATCTATGAATCGATTTCAATATGCATGTTTTACTGCCTGGTATAAAAAAAATTCAAGCATGATCAGACCTGCTCAGACCATTATTTTGGACCATCTAGATTTACTTTGAATGATATATTACCTTAAACTTTCCCTGATCTTTATTTGCTTACACATAATTTACAAATATCAAGTCGATATGTTAACCTACGATCCTTAAGGCAGATTATGTCGTTGAGGCAACGGAAGGGGGTTTATGGACCCAGTACGTCCTTACGTCCACCGCAGGGGCCTGACCTGCGCCTCCCAAAAACTGTAACCTTGCgttgaggcgacgcagcagcaagggctgtgattggtccgctcactaagcgtgcactcacactaggccatctgtaccatACTCAAGTACGTTTGCCCCTTAGAGCCTAGATCGTTTGGCTCGTGTGAGAACACCATCCGTACTCAAGTACAGTTCAATTCCGTGGTGTACACTTtggagaggtgtgctcaggctACGGTatagatgctaatgagccgacataCGCACGgatacgcaacctgagctggatgatgtatagtccatgcgaccctGGCTTCTAccccattaaacaataaacatggcgGCATGCTGTTCACGATTGGGTTCAAGTTGCGTTTTTGATCAAAAATCCACCGTTCTTCATggcgcaggctttcttggttcactggagaaggcggggctgcgcagtCTAGAGCTCTTTAGAAAACCTTCATACTCCCAAATGTTTcgttttttatgaatgaagacccCCGCATGCACGAATAAGTTCatatgtaggctacaaacgcgatgcAAAAAAGCcaaatattctttattttgctgactacttgttttttatcccgacaaaagcctcgtaaggagaGTTTCTCTCGTAGAtggcaccatctttcaacgtctttgtttaatatgactgcatcaccttctctcacatgatcagcagcttgcGGATTTTACtgtctccagttagaactgctgaTGATATCGctgtgttgtctctgtggagacagcacagcaacacctccacccaagcccccccccccccaacccccaacccccgggaacgcatttacaacagaatgaaacgcaataaaccgccaatgtgtgcaGGGTCCGGATGGGcaaattggggtgctagctcaagcaggcaatttactTTGGGCAGTGTAAACTCGCGGACTGTGTCGCGAAAAAGTAGGTCATAAaacggcatatttggcagtgtacaAATGCTCAGTGAGAGAGGGCTGTATCTGAgtagaacggctccaaataagcaacaaagtcaGTAAAGTGCCAATtgggttctctgtgttgttctccattgttgttctaccaagcagcggacgcttggtgaggATGTATGTACAAGAGGCAACCGTACGCAGGCTCAGTTGAGATTGCCTAATGTGAGCACAGGCCAGTGGCGAGGGGGAATTGTACTTGAGTACGGTACAGGGCGACTTTGCCTAGCGTGAGTGGGCCCTAAAAGCACTGCAAAACCAACACAGGTTCAGTGGGGTATACTACGAACATCgatgaacatacccaggctttcttgggaaagccTGGATCGACAAACGCAACTCGCGATCCGAGCTAAATGGTTCTACGACGCTCACTTAGGATTCGATtcgtcgagccaggttttccgctttaggttcaatgcgcgttcacgtgaaagggccGTTTATCGCGTCATTTTACTCACCTTTACAAACTGGATAGATCAAGAAGTCTATAAATGTGTATAAGTgtaaagattctgcatattgtctacaaaataactatgccaaatgcagaattgtaaGCCATTAATCCCAATAGAATGATGATTTCAAAATGCCTAAGCAATGTCcaacctgccttattctataatttagggaatcactttaaatacaccctatgtaagaaatgtattgcatatgttttcaaccgctgagaTGTAGCGGCAATGGCGTAGTGGATTTGTACAAGACCCGAAAGCCAGCGACCAGGTTCAAAACTCGCCGGTCTATCATGCCTTTTACcaccatagatgtggtgccagcatgGCCTTGAAAAGTtcaaaataagcacaaaaatataattccataacctttagtgaataagtattccatatgcatgagaattgggactttAAGCTTACATAAAtgcgcgtcacttgggagtcgaaccccccgcgcagagattcaagactgacgcgctacctccactctaccaCTTAAGCATTGTTTACATAAGGTCCAACAAGGACATTCAAATagcgaataccctctgatgagaacctgaatctctcataaagaatattctCAGGCAATGCTTAGGGATCGGTCCCGAAAGAGCCTCTgtcggagagacgcctgtacgaaaTGGgctccgaggtccacgggaaaaCCCAGTAATGGTGACACCATTGTcaaaggaggggctaggaagctgcgcacgccgatctAACCCGATACTTAGCTGAaaacctgctcccgaccaggtttggttgagaacataagtcaccatggtgatacagcgacgctaaaagagattgACTTTCGTGTCCCAGCTATCCCAGGCTTTTGAGCGCAAaatacctcgctaacccactaatcgaggttcgtagtacaggccactGGCCTCCATCGCCGTGTCTGCGGGGTCCTTGCAttgtgtcgacgtggaaccataatcagccctttagtcaCCAGTTGACCTCCCTGCAGGCGTTCTTTGACCTCCTGCGTGAGATCCGTGGCCGGAAGATGGAGGATGGAAAAGAGAAAGGcgggaagaaaaagaagagtCTGCTTCAGAGGATCAGAGaccgctgctgctgttggtcgCGCTCCAGCTGAGGAGGCTGGGCCAGACAAACGGCCCTTTGTCTCTGTTTCTACCCCTCCTCCTTGTCACTAGAGAACCACAGCTGGAGGTGGACCACACCGCTCCCAGTGGTACCCAGAGCCAACAGGTCAAAGACTCAAACGTTCCCATCGTACCTGTGGGGGACAGGAGCTTGTATGGCCGCGAGTAAGTTTGCTTTCCTGGCATTTGTTAATACAGGCTGAATGTTTTAAAGAAAATAGACAACATAGTGATGTTCCTTTTAGAAGTTAATAATTTGCAGCTGAAGTATAATGGCAGCTTACCGAGTGCTGCATGACTGTGTGGTTGTGGCAAAGTGTCAAGAGTAATTGTGGTACAT is a window of Gadus macrocephalus chromosome 8, ASM3116895v1 DNA encoding:
- the LOC132463090 gene encoding ras-related protein Ral-A-like; protein product: MAADKSKGSPPLALHKVIMVGSGGVGKSALTLQFMYDEFVEDYEPTKADSYRKKVVVDGQEVQVDILDTAGQEDYAAIRDNYFRSGEGFLCVFSITEPESLAAAADLREQIVRVKEDGQVPFILVGNKSDLEDRRQISSEEARARGEQWGVGYVETSAKTRANVDKAFFDLLREIRGRKMEDGKEKGGKKKKSLLQRIRDRCCCWSRSS